Proteins encoded together in one Neobacillus sp. FSL H8-0543 window:
- a CDS encoding globin — protein sequence MSYNFKSLYSEIGGQETIDKLVEAFYPRVYDDPELKPLFEGDMEEIKRKQRMFLPQFLGGPALYSQEFGPPAMRDRHLPFEVTPRRAQCWLRCMKEAFHEIGLDQNPAGLAFYDRLTQVAGIMVNSPDKD from the coding sequence ATGTCATACAATTTTAAATCCCTTTACAGTGAAATAGGCGGTCAAGAAACAATCGATAAACTTGTTGAGGCGTTTTATCCAAGGGTTTACGATGATCCGGAATTAAAACCGCTATTTGAAGGAGATATGGAAGAAATCAAACGAAAGCAACGGATGTTTCTTCCGCAATTTTTAGGGGGACCTGCCCTATACAGTCAGGAATTCGGACCGCCAGCGATGAGAGATCGACATCTCCCGTTTGAGGTAACTCCCAGAAGAGCTCAGTGTTGGTTACGCTGCATGAAGGAAGCCTTTCATGAAATTGGTCTGGATCAGAATCCGGCAGGGTTAGCCTTTTATGATCGTTTAACACAGGTAGCAGGAATTATGGTAAATAGCCCTGATAAGGACTAA
- a CDS encoding ABC transporter permease subunit encodes MPDKISYTTSHRKKALTLSIIPGLGQFYNKQFVKGAAFLIMSAAFFYVFKDLLDIGLWGLITLGEIPMEDHSVFLLVYGILAIIVLVFGIGFYLYNLRDAYKVGKNRDNHEPVSTVKEQYRNLVDNGFPYLIMSPGFLLMVFVVIFPIIFVLLLSFTNYDLNHSPPAKLVDWVLFKNFVDIFKVDMWRETFFSVLSWTLVWTFVATTFQVALGIFLAIIVNQKDVKGKAIIRTVFILPWAVPAFVSILVFAGMFNESFGAINRDILGFFGMDGLPWMTEPIFTRIALISIQTWLGFPFIFAMTTGVLQSIPQDLYEAATVDGASNFQKFKNITLPLVLFATAPVIITQYTFNFNNFNIIYLFNGGGPAMPGQNAGGTDILISWIYRLTMSSAQYSKAATLTLLLSVIVITVAIWQFKKTKSFQEEDMM; translated from the coding sequence ATGCCTGATAAAATATCCTATACAACAAGTCATCGTAAGAAAGCATTAACCCTTTCCATTATTCCAGGGCTGGGTCAATTTTATAACAAACAATTTGTCAAGGGAGCCGCCTTTCTTATTATGAGTGCAGCTTTCTTCTATGTATTTAAAGATTTATTAGACATCGGATTATGGGGTTTAATAACCTTGGGAGAAATTCCAATGGAAGATCACTCCGTCTTTTTACTAGTATATGGAATTCTTGCGATTATTGTCCTTGTTTTTGGAATTGGCTTTTATTTGTATAACTTGCGAGATGCTTATAAAGTTGGGAAAAATCGCGATAATCATGAACCAGTTAGCACAGTAAAGGAACAGTATCGAAATCTTGTGGATAATGGATTTCCATATTTAATCATGTCTCCTGGATTTTTGCTCATGGTGTTTGTTGTTATTTTTCCAATTATTTTCGTTCTATTACTATCTTTCACAAATTATGATCTTAATCATTCTCCGCCAGCTAAGCTGGTTGATTGGGTGCTATTTAAAAACTTTGTTGATATCTTTAAAGTGGATATGTGGCGTGAAACCTTTTTCTCCGTCTTATCATGGACACTGGTTTGGACATTCGTTGCGACTACCTTCCAGGTAGCTCTGGGAATTTTTCTTGCTATCATTGTCAATCAGAAGGATGTTAAGGGTAAGGCCATTATTCGTACGGTCTTCATTCTGCCTTGGGCAGTACCTGCTTTTGTTTCCATTTTAGTATTTGCAGGTATGTTTAATGAATCCTTTGGGGCGATAAACAGAGATATTCTCGGATTCTTCGGTATGGATGGGCTGCCGTGGATGACGGAACCGATTTTTACAAGGATTGCCTTGATTTCCATTCAAACTTGGTTAGGCTTTCCGTTCATTTTTGCGATGACAACGGGTGTCCTGCAATCCATTCCGCAGGATTTATATGAAGCTGCAACAGTGGACGGGGCATCCAATTTTCAGAAGTTCAAGAATATTACGCTTCCGCTCGTGTTGTTTGCAACAGCACCAGTAATCATTACCCAATATACGTTCAATTTTAATAACTTTAATATTATCTATTTGTTTAATGGCGGAGGGCCAGCAATGCCTGGACAAAACGCTGGTGGTACGGATATCTTAATTTCTTGGATTTACCGCTTAACGATGAGTTCAGCCCAATATTCGAAGGCAGCAACACTTACCCTGCTGTTATCTGTGATTGTTATTACAGTTGCCATTTGGCAATTTAAAAAGACAAAATCATTCCAAGAAGAGGATATGATGTGA
- a CDS encoding alpha-glucosidase yields MKRLWWKEAVAYQIYPRSFMDSNGDGIGDIQGIISKLDYLKELGIDVIWVSPMFESPNDDNGYDISDYQEIMAEFGSMADFDQLLKETHRLGMKLILDLVINHTSDEHPWFIESISSKESPKRDWYIWRDGKDGKEPNNWESIFGGSAWKYDKKTDQYFMHIFSKKQPDLNWENPEVRKSLFEMVNWWLDKGIDGFRVDAISHIKKEEGLADMPNPEGLKYVPSFDKMMNVDGIHTFLKELKEETFSHYDIMTVGEANGVTVEDASDLEHWVGEEKGKFNMVFQFEHLALWDAEAKKELDIIELKNVLTRWQKGLENKGWNALFIENHDKARVVSTWGNDQEYWRESATAFGAIYFLMQGTPFIYQGQEIGMTNVQFDSIDDYDDVSAKNMYRLKGAEGVSHEEIMEIIWASGRDNSRTPMQWSEEMNAGFTTGSPWLKVNPNYREINVAHQQQDAGSILNFYKKMVQLKKSNEVFTYGTYELLLAEDPQVYVYTRTLGEEKVIVIANLTIKPAEIAIDTSCKYENLLLNNYSVATHPANKTLSLKPYETRVYRI; encoded by the coding sequence ATGAAAAGATTATGGTGGAAAGAAGCAGTAGCATATCAAATTTATCCTCGTAGCTTTATGGATTCAAATGGGGATGGCATTGGTGATATTCAAGGGATCATCTCTAAATTGGACTATCTAAAAGAATTAGGAATCGATGTCATTTGGGTTTCCCCAATGTTTGAATCACCTAATGATGATAATGGTTATGATATCAGTGACTATCAGGAAATCATGGCCGAGTTCGGTTCAATGGCTGATTTTGATCAGCTATTAAAGGAGACACATCGTCTTGGAATGAAGCTAATCTTAGATTTGGTCATCAACCATACAAGTGATGAACATCCATGGTTTATTGAATCAATCTCATCTAAAGAGAGTCCTAAGAGGGATTGGTATATTTGGCGTGACGGTAAAGACGGCAAAGAACCGAATAATTGGGAAAGTATATTTGGCGGTTCAGCTTGGAAATATGATAAAAAGACCGACCAATATTTCATGCATATTTTTTCAAAAAAACAACCGGATCTTAATTGGGAAAACCCAGAGGTTCGAAAATCTCTTTTTGAGATGGTCAACTGGTGGCTTGATAAAGGGATTGATGGCTTCCGTGTCGATGCAATCAGCCATATCAAGAAGGAAGAGGGCCTCGCGGATATGCCTAATCCTGAAGGGTTAAAATATGTCCCAAGTTTTGATAAGATGATGAATGTCGATGGAATACATACATTCCTAAAAGAATTAAAAGAAGAGACATTCTCTCACTACGACATTATGACTGTTGGCGAAGCAAACGGAGTAACGGTTGAAGATGCTTCAGATCTTGAACATTGGGTCGGAGAAGAAAAAGGAAAGTTCAATATGGTGTTTCAGTTTGAGCATCTTGCTCTTTGGGATGCAGAGGCGAAAAAAGAATTGGATATTATTGAACTGAAGAATGTACTTACACGCTGGCAAAAGGGATTGGAAAACAAAGGCTGGAATGCCCTTTTTATTGAAAATCATGACAAAGCTCGTGTAGTTTCCACCTGGGGCAACGATCAGGAGTATTGGCGTGAGAGTGCGACCGCCTTTGGCGCAATATATTTCTTAATGCAAGGCACACCGTTTATTTATCAAGGTCAAGAAATCGGGATGACCAATGTGCAATTTGATTCGATTGATGATTATGATGATGTTTCAGCAAAAAATATGTACCGATTGAAAGGTGCTGAGGGAGTATCACATGAAGAAATCATGGAGATTATTTGGGCTTCTGGCCGTGATAATTCCCGGACGCCAATGCAGTGGTCTGAAGAAATGAATGCTGGTTTCACAACTGGCAGCCCATGGCTCAAGGTAAATCCAAATTATAGAGAAATAAATGTTGCCCATCAACAACAAGATGCTGGGTCAATATTAAACTTTTATAAGAAAATGGTTCAACTTAAAAAGTCAAACGAAGTATTTACTTATGGAACCTATGAGCTGCTTTTAGCCGAAGATCCACAGGTTTATGTCTATACCCGGACTTTAGGCGAGGAAAAAGTAATAGTGATTGCAAATCTTACAATAAAACCTGCCGAGATTGCGATAGATACATCTTGTAAATATGAAAATTTATTATTAAATAATTACAGTGTTGCAACACATCCAGCTAACAAAACGCTATCACTAAAGCCATATGAAACAAGAGTGTACCGTATTTAA
- a CDS encoding LacI family DNA-binding transcriptional regulator, whose translation MAVTIKDVARLANVAPSTVSRVIADSTRISEETKQRVRKAMEELGYHPNLNARNLASQSTKSLGLVMPSSKDVGFQNPFFPTVLQGISEGAQEKNYALHLTTGKSDKEILDAVIQMVQGQRVDGVILLNSKVDDRVISYLKERNFPFVLIGKPYKDIEEITHVDNDNLRAMKEVTEYLIGYGHQEIGFIGGSLEFMVTIDRLQGYKQALQNAGIEIKSEYIIHEEFLREGGQDAVREIMALDKPPTALVVADDFMALGVLNTLDELGIKVPDDLSIVSFNNLLLAEMSKPPLTSVDINIFDLGFQASKNLIVLVENKNEPTKRLIISHRLIERLSCSRPKQ comes from the coding sequence ATGGCAGTTACGATTAAAGATGTAGCAAGGCTTGCGAATGTTGCTCCTTCAACAGTTTCAAGAGTTATTGCAGATAGCACAAGAATTAGCGAAGAAACAAAGCAAAGAGTTAGAAAGGCCATGGAGGAGCTTGGCTACCATCCAAACCTTAATGCACGAAATCTTGCAAGCCAATCTACAAAGTCACTTGGTTTGGTTATGCCGAGCTCCAAAGATGTTGGCTTTCAAAATCCCTTTTTTCCTACTGTATTACAGGGAATCAGTGAAGGAGCGCAAGAGAAAAATTATGCTTTGCACTTAACAACAGGAAAATCGGATAAGGAGATTCTTGATGCTGTTATACAAATGGTGCAGGGGCAAAGAGTTGATGGTGTTATTCTTCTAAATTCGAAGGTCGATGATCGTGTTATTTCCTATTTAAAAGAAAGGAATTTCCCTTTTGTTTTGATTGGAAAGCCTTATAAAGATATAGAGGAAATTACCCATGTTGATAATGATAATCTCCGTGCGATGAAAGAGGTAACGGAGTATTTAATAGGCTATGGTCATCAGGAAATTGGTTTTATCGGCGGAAGTTTGGAATTTATGGTAACGATTGATCGTTTACAGGGGTATAAACAGGCATTACAGAATGCTGGCATAGAAATTAAGTCTGAATACATCATTCATGAGGAATTTTTGCGTGAAGGCGGTCAGGATGCTGTCCGTGAAATCATGGCACTTGACAAACCTCCGACTGCACTGGTTGTTGCAGATGATTTTATGGCCTTGGGTGTGTTAAATACACTCGATGAATTAGGTATTAAGGTTCCGGATGACTTATCGATTGTAAGTTTTAATAACCTTCTTCTAGCGGAAATGTCAAAACCTCCGTTAACATCAGTTGACATTAATATATTTGATCTTGGATTTCAGGCATCAAAAAATTTAATTGTTTTGGTAGAAAATAAGAATGAACCAACGAAACGCTTGATTATTTCGCATCGGTTGATTGAACGTTTATCCTGTTCACGGCCAAAACAGTAA
- a CDS encoding sugar ABC transporter permease: MKKQNFTRLALTYLVVLIMFAIILYPLAWTIGSSFNPGQSLSGSSIIPKNATLAHYKELFDPNQSDYIFWYMNSLKVSILTMLFTVLLVCFTAYSFSRYRFVGRKNGLMTFLILQMIPNFAALIAIYILATLTNLIDTHLGLILVYVGGQIPMNTWLMKGYLDTIPKELDESAKIDGAGHLRIFFQIVMPLATPIIAVVALFSFIAPFADFIIASILLRTEKNYTLAVGLYELVAKQFGAEFTTFAAGAVLIAVPIAILFLSFQRFFVSGLTAGGTKG, from the coding sequence ATGAAAAAACAAAACTTCACTAGACTTGCACTGACGTATTTAGTCGTTCTGATTATGTTTGCAATTATATTGTACCCATTAGCCTGGACTATTGGGTCATCGTTTAACCCTGGTCAAAGCTTATCCGGATCGAGTATTATTCCGAAGAATGCTACATTAGCCCATTATAAAGAATTATTTGATCCGAACCAAAGTGATTATATTTTCTGGTATATGAATTCATTGAAGGTTAGTATTCTAACCATGCTTTTTACCGTCCTTTTGGTATGCTTCACTGCTTATTCCTTTTCACGGTATCGCTTTGTCGGCAGGAAAAACGGGTTAATGACCTTTTTGATTTTACAAATGATTCCAAACTTTGCAGCCTTAATTGCCATTTATATTTTAGCAACACTAACTAATTTAATTGATACTCACTTAGGTTTGATCCTTGTGTATGTTGGCGGGCAAATTCCGATGAATACATGGTTGATGAAAGGGTATCTTGATACCATTCCGAAGGAACTTGATGAATCAGCTAAGATTGATGGGGCAGGACATTTAAGAATCTTTTTCCAAATTGTTATGCCGTTAGCGACGCCGATTATTGCCGTTGTTGCGTTATTCTCTTTCATTGCGCCATTTGCGGATTTCATTATCGCAAGTATTTTACTAAGAACAGAGAAAAATTATACGTTAGCAGTTGGTCTTTATGAATTGGTAGCCAAACAGTTTGGAGCGGAGTTTACGACATTTGCTGCTGGTGCTGTATTAATAGCCGTTCCGATAGCCATTCTCTTCTTGTCCTTCCAACGCTTCTTTGTTTCTGGATTAACTGCAGGTGGAACAAAGGGATAA
- a CDS encoding glycoside hydrolase family 13 protein: MLKEAIYHRPKDNYAYVCADDELHIRIRTKRDDIKEAKLVHGDPYDWNNEQWQAKTTPMSKSGSDQLFDYWFVSVQPPFRRLRYGFILNDGTESICFTEKGFYPEPPVDDVAYYFCFPFMNKIDIFTAPEWVKNTVWYQIFPERFANGNNENNPKDVLPWGSANPSPTNFFGGDMEGVIQNIDYLKDLGVNGIYFTPIFKAHSNHKYDTIDYLDIDPQFGTKETFRKLIEVCHKNGIKVMLDAVFNHSGYYFPQFQDVLKHGENSRFKNWFHINQFPIVTEPKPNYDTFAYTPFMPKLNTENPEVKEYLLEVGRYWVREFNIDGWRLDVANEVDHAFWRDFRKEVKAIKPDLYILGEIWHDSMPWLRGDQFDAVMNYPLTTNILNLFAKQKITVKEFVDNMTSVIHMYPKNVNEFAFNLVGSHDTPRILTECAEDMERVKQVFTLLLTFIGTPCLYYGDEIGITGEQDPFCRKCMEWNKEKQNTELFEHIQKLIHLRREYPLLANKGELSFIPADPQDKCLAFTKSNSTKTVMVILNTSSNKMEYTVPANMSGKTVRNLWNLEKTEVASDTWTILLESKGFAIIEY; this comes from the coding sequence TTGTTAAAGGAAGCAATATACCACCGACCAAAGGACAATTATGCATACGTTTGCGCAGATGATGAATTACACATTCGGATTCGCACGAAAAGGGATGATATAAAAGAGGCAAAGCTCGTCCATGGAGATCCATATGATTGGAACAATGAACAATGGCAAGCAAAGACCACACCTATGAGCAAGAGCGGCTCTGATCAACTGTTTGATTATTGGTTCGTGTCGGTGCAGCCTCCCTTCAGAAGGCTGCGCTATGGTTTTATTTTAAATGATGGGACGGAATCCATTTGCTTTACCGAAAAAGGATTTTATCCCGAGCCTCCAGTAGATGATGTTGCCTATTATTTCTGCTTCCCATTTATGAATAAAATTGACATATTCACCGCTCCCGAATGGGTTAAAAATACTGTCTGGTATCAAATTTTCCCTGAGCGATTTGCAAACGGGAACAACGAGAATAATCCTAAAGATGTCCTTCCTTGGGGCAGCGCGAATCCATCACCAACAAACTTTTTTGGCGGTGATATGGAGGGTGTCATTCAAAATATAGATTACTTAAAGGATCTGGGTGTAAACGGGATTTACTTTACCCCAATCTTTAAAGCACATTCCAATCATAAATACGACACGATAGACTATCTAGATATTGATCCACAATTTGGAACGAAGGAAACCTTTAGAAAACTAATAGAGGTTTGTCATAAGAACGGTATTAAGGTAATGCTGGATGCAGTATTTAATCATAGCGGCTATTACTTCCCTCAGTTTCAGGATGTTCTTAAACACGGAGAGAATTCACGATTTAAAAATTGGTTCCATATCAATCAATTTCCGATAGTTACCGAACCAAAACCAAACTATGATACATTTGCTTATACTCCGTTTATGCCAAAATTAAATACAGAAAATCCGGAAGTGAAGGAATATTTACTAGAGGTTGGTCGCTACTGGGTTCGCGAGTTTAATATCGATGGCTGGAGACTTGATGTCGCCAATGAAGTAGATCATGCATTTTGGCGTGATTTTCGTAAAGAGGTAAAAGCAATCAAGCCTGATTTGTATATTCTCGGTGAGATTTGGCATGACTCTATGCCATGGCTGCGTGGAGATCAGTTTGATGCGGTGATGAATTATCCTCTTACAACAAATATTCTTAACCTTTTTGCTAAGCAAAAGATTACAGTAAAAGAATTTGTGGATAATATGACAAGTGTGATTCACATGTACCCCAAGAATGTGAATGAATTTGCCTTTAACCTTGTCGGCAGCCATGACACACCAAGAATATTGACAGAATGCGCTGAGGACATGGAACGGGTAAAGCAAGTTTTTACCCTGCTATTAACCTTTATTGGGACACCATGCCTCTATTATGGTGATGAAATTGGCATAACTGGGGAACAGGACCCCTTCTGTCGCAAATGTATGGAATGGAATAAAGAAAAGCAGAATACAGAGCTTTTTGAGCATATCCAAAAATTGATTCACTTGCGCAGGGAGTATCCTTTGCTTGCGAATAAGGGAGAACTTTCTTTTATACCTGCTGATCCTCAAGACAAGTGTTTAGCCTTTACAAAATCAAATAGCACAAAGACAGTAATGGTTATTCTTAATACCTCGAGTAATAAAATGGAATACACCGTACCAGCCAATATGAGCGGAAAAACAGTCAGAAATCTTTGGAATCTAGAAAAGACTGAGGTTGCAAGTGATACATGGACAATCCTGTTGGAGAGCAAAGGGTTTGCCATAATAGAATATTAA
- a CDS encoding VOC family protein: MKIKRGTKMLHHVEIYVSDLEKSKDFWEWLLSKLGYEQYQEWEHGISWKFKETYLVFVQAEKRFLDLPFHRSRVGLNHLAFHAKSKEQVDEITKELDSKGINILYKDRHPYAGGIDYYAVFFEDPDRIKVELVAPTN, encoded by the coding sequence ATGAAAATTAAGCGGGGAACCAAAATGCTGCATCATGTTGAAATTTATGTATCTGATTTAGAAAAATCTAAAGATTTCTGGGAATGGTTATTGTCAAAGCTAGGATACGAACAGTATCAAGAATGGGAACACGGAATCAGTTGGAAGTTTAAAGAGACGTATCTTGTGTTTGTCCAAGCTGAGAAAAGATTCCTGGACCTCCCCTTTCATCGATCAAGAGTAGGGCTGAACCATCTTGCCTTTCATGCAAAGTCGAAAGAGCAGGTTGATGAAATAACTAAAGAACTAGACAGTAAAGGAATAAACATTTTGTACAAGGACAGACACCCGTATGCTGGTGGAATAGACTACTACGCTGTTTTCTTTGAAGACCCTGATCGTATAAAAGTTGAATTAGTTGCACCAACTAACTAA
- a CDS encoding DoxX family protein has translation MFINFLRESTVAAVILTVIRLYLGYAWFNAGIHKLTGGFDASGFLKGAIANPVKGPDGGMVYGWYVNFLENFALPNIGIFNTLVPWGETLIGLGLILGCLTTAAMFFGLVMNFSFFLAGTVSHNPTDIFLGFIILTAGYNAGRIGLDRWVIPAVRKITRTGPTSRETV, from the coding sequence ATGTTTATTAATTTTTTAAGAGAAAGTACGGTTGCAGCTGTTATTTTAACAGTCATTCGTTTATACCTAGGGTACGCTTGGTTTAACGCAGGCATCCATAAACTTACTGGCGGGTTCGATGCTTCTGGCTTCTTGAAAGGGGCAATCGCTAATCCCGTTAAAGGCCCAGATGGTGGCATGGTTTATGGCTGGTATGTAAACTTCCTTGAGAACTTTGCCTTACCGAATATTGGTATCTTTAACACTCTCGTCCCATGGGGCGAAACCTTAATCGGCCTAGGACTTATATTAGGTTGTTTAACGACGGCAGCAATGTTCTTTGGATTAGTAATGAACTTCTCGTTCTTCTTAGCGGGAACGGTATCACACAATCCAACTGATATCTTCCTTGGTTTCATTATCCTGACTGCGGGCTATAATGCCGGGAGAATTGGTTTAGACCGTTGGGTCATTCCAGCCGTACGCAAAATTACCAGAACAGGTCCAACCTCAAGAGAAACCGTTTAG
- a CDS encoding extracellular solute-binding protein: protein MKKALSIFMLFVLVLGVLSACGPDREESKGTKDTDKKEEETTKPEKLVIWEDKDKSGWLEKVAADFEKEHGIKIEYKEVEMASKMQEQFRLDAPAGTGPDILTLPHDQIGQIATEGLLAELKVDKAVTDKFAQSSIDAQSYDGKLYGLPKSSETPVLIYNKDLMKEAPKTMEDLYAFSKDFTKDGNYGFLALWDNFYFAHGIIGGLGGYVFQNNDGALDANDIGLNNAGAIEGTEYIQKWYTDGLFPNGIIGENGGSAMDGLFTEGKVGAVMNGPWSFQPYKDAGINIGIAALPTLPNGDNVKTFMGVKGWHVSTYSKNQEWATKFLEFMTNDENAKYRFEQTAEVPTNIALIDDPIIKDNEGAKAVAEQSQYAVPMPNIPEMGQVWDPMAKSLQTVVTGKADPKSALDSAVEQIKANIAATK, encoded by the coding sequence ATGAAAAAAGCACTTTCGATTTTTATGTTGTTTGTTCTTGTTCTTGGTGTACTCTCTGCTTGTGGCCCAGACAGAGAAGAATCAAAAGGTACAAAAGACACGGATAAGAAGGAAGAAGAAACAACAAAACCTGAAAAACTTGTTATATGGGAAGATAAGGACAAATCTGGTTGGCTTGAAAAGGTAGCCGCTGATTTTGAAAAAGAACATGGTATTAAAATTGAGTATAAAGAAGTTGAAATGGCTTCAAAAATGCAAGAGCAGTTCCGTCTTGATGCTCCCGCTGGGACAGGCCCAGATATCTTAACATTGCCACACGACCAAATTGGTCAAATTGCAACAGAAGGACTTCTTGCTGAGCTTAAAGTGGACAAAGCAGTTACAGATAAATTTGCACAATCGTCGATTGATGCACAAAGCTACGATGGAAAATTATACGGACTTCCTAAATCTTCTGAGACACCAGTTCTTATCTATAACAAGGACTTGATGAAAGAAGCTCCAAAGACAATGGAAGACCTTTACGCTTTTTCTAAGGATTTCACGAAAGATGGAAACTACGGTTTCTTGGCATTATGGGATAACTTCTATTTCGCCCACGGAATAATCGGCGGTTTAGGCGGTTATGTATTCCAAAACAACGATGGAGCACTTGATGCGAATGATATCGGTTTAAATAATGCTGGTGCAATTGAAGGTACAGAATACATTCAAAAATGGTACACAGACGGTTTATTCCCTAATGGAATTATCGGTGAAAATGGCGGATCTGCGATGGATGGTCTTTTCACAGAAGGTAAAGTAGGCGCAGTTATGAATGGACCTTGGTCATTCCAGCCTTACAAAGATGCAGGAATTAACATTGGTATTGCAGCACTTCCAACACTGCCTAACGGCGACAATGTAAAGACATTCATGGGTGTAAAAGGTTGGCATGTTTCTACTTATTCTAAAAATCAAGAATGGGCAACAAAATTCTTAGAATTTATGACAAATGATGAAAATGCAAAATACCGCTTTGAACAAACTGCAGAGGTTCCAACAAATATTGCTTTAATTGATGATCCAATCATTAAAGATAATGAAGGGGCAAAAGCAGTTGCTGAGCAATCACAATATGCTGTTCCAATGCCAAACATTCCAGAAATGGGTCAAGTTTGGGATCCAATGGCTAAATCTCTTCAAACAGTTGTAACTGGAAAAGCTGATCCAAAGTCAGCGCTTGATTCAGCTGTTGAACAAATTAAAGCAAATATTGCAGCTACAAAATAA
- a CDS encoding ECF transporter S component, translated as MKSSLTVRSIVIAGVLGAVAILLGVTRLGYIPVPTAAGNATIMHIPAIIGGIMQGPVVGFIVGLIFGVSSFLNATVPLFKDPLIAILPRLFIGVVAWLVYVGIRRRSEYLAVGTAAFLGTLTNTGLVLTMAVIRGYLSAEVAWTVAVTSGIPEAIVGTIVTLAVVLAWKQIGKGKKSKISEEL; from the coding sequence ATGAAAAGCTCATTAACGGTTCGAAGTATTGTTATCGCAGGAGTACTTGGTGCTGTTGCAATTCTATTGGGAGTCACGCGCTTAGGGTATATTCCTGTGCCAACGGCGGCTGGAAATGCAACGATTATGCATATCCCTGCTATTATCGGCGGAATCATGCAAGGTCCGGTAGTCGGTTTTATTGTAGGCCTTATTTTTGGAGTATCATCTTTCCTGAATGCCACGGTTCCGCTATTTAAAGATCCGCTGATTGCCATCTTACCGCGTCTGTTTATTGGGGTTGTTGCTTGGCTTGTCTACGTAGGGATCCGCCGCAGGAGTGAGTATCTCGCGGTTGGTACAGCTGCGTTTTTAGGCACATTGACAAATACAGGTCTAGTTTTAACAATGGCGGTAATTAGAGGGTATTTGTCCGCTGAGGTAGCATGGACGGTTGCCGTTACAAGTGGCATTCCAGAAGCAATCGTCGGTACGATTGTCACATTGGCCGTTGTTCTAGCTTGGAAGCAAATAGGCAAAGGCAAAAAATCAAAGATATCCGAAGAATTGTAA